CGGAACCGGGCTGGGCGACGCCGTCGTGGGCCACGTGCACCTCTCGGTCGGCGACGTCGCGAGCGCCCGCGAGTTCTACGTCGAACGGCTCGGCTTCGAGACCACGGCCGAGATGGGCGACCAGGCGCTCTTCGTCTCGGCGGGCGGCTACCACCACCACATGGCCATGAACACGTGGAACAGCCGAGGCGCGGGCCGGCGCGCCCTCGCGCTCGGACTCGGCACGGTCGAGATCGTGGTGCCGAGCGCCGACGACCTCGGCGAACTCGGCGAGCGCATGGGCCACTACCGCGTCGCCACCCGCGACGACGGCCTCACCCTCGCGTTCGACGACCCGTGGGCGAACCTCGTCGTGGTGCGCGCCGCCGGCTGAGCTTGCGAGGGTCGAGCCTGTCGAAACCAGCGCGCGGCGCGGATCTCGACAGGCTCGATCGGCCGAGCGGCACGAGGTCAGCCGCTCGGCTGCGTCGGCCCCTTCGCGTGCGACATGTCGTGGAACGCCTCGAACGCCTGCCCCTCGCCGGGCAGCGGCGCGACGTCGGGCCGGGCGCGCAGCCCGTCGAGCATGACGCCGAGCTGGCGGCGCCAGTAGGGCAGGTAGGCGGCGCCGTACTGGCCGAGCGAGCCGAGCATGTCGACCATCACGCTGAGATCGACCGCGGTGACGTCGGGGCGCAGCGACCCCTCGGCCTGGGCGCGGGCGACCACGGCGTCCATCATCGGCACGAACTCGGTGGCCGGGCGGTGGTTCGGATCGAGCTCGGCGACGCGGCGCATCACCGCCGGCAGGTGCGGCGAGGCGGCGAGCCATCCGCTGACCTGTTCGAGCCAGAGCTCGATCGCCTGCCACCCCGTCTCCGCGGCGAGGAACTGCGGTGCGAAGTCGTGCAGGTCGGCGACCGCGGCGTCGTAGAGCTCGCGCACGAGCGCGTCGCGGTTGGGGAAGTGGCGGTACACGGTGCCGGCTCCGACGCCGGCGCGCACCGCGAGCTCGTCGAGGGGCGCGTCGATGCCGCGCTCGGCGAACAGCTGCTTCGCCTCGACGAGCAGCCGCTCGTGGTTGCGCCGCGCATCGCGGCGGGGCGACTGGGATGAGCTCACGCTTTCACTGTACGCGCGTCGATCCGTTATGATTCGGAGGGTCAGCTCCGTTTACCCGAATAAACTGGGGTGACGACCGCTCTGGGGGGAGCGGTTGCGACGCGGCGGGCGCCTGCCGGTGTTTCCGGCAAGGGGGATGCCCGCCGTGTCGGCACCCCGCGGAAGATCTGGGAGCCTGACTCGCTCAGCGCGCGACGGCCTGCGCGAACCAGCCCGTGATGGTCGCCGGGTGCGTGATCGCGGTGCCGACCACCACGGCGAACGCTCCGGCGTCGATGCACGACGAAGCGTGCGCGGGCGTGTGCACGCGCCCTTCGGCGACGACCGGCACCTCGAGCCGCGCGACCAGTTCGGCGAGCACCTCGAGGTCGGGGCCATCGGTCCTCGGTCGCTCGTCGGTGTACCCGCAGAGCGTCGTGCCGACCAGATCGGCGCCCGCGTCCGCCGCGGCCAGCCCGTCGGCGACCGATCCGACGTCGGCCATGACGAGCACCCCGGTCCCCTCGCGGAGCCGGCGCACCGTCTCGGCGAGCCCCAACCCGTCGGGTCGCTCGCGACGCGTGCCGTCGATCGCGACGATCTCGGCGCCCGCACGCGCCACGGCGAGCGCGTGGTCGAGCGTCGGCGTGATGAAGACCCCGCCGTCGCCGTCCTTCCAGAGCCCGATCTGCGGCAGCGCGACGCGGTCGTGGATGAGACGCACGTCGGCGATCCCCTGCGCCCGGACGGCGACCGCGCCGCCGCGCACGGCCGACTCGGCGATCTGCGTCATCGTCTCGGGGTGCCGCATGGGCTCGCCCGGATACGCCTGGCACGAGACGATGAGCCCGCCGCGCAGGGTGCTGAGGTCGAGGTCGGTCATGCTGGGTCCTCCGTGCTGCTGGGGGTGACGAGGGCTGCGGCTCCCACGATCGCGGCGTCCGCGCCGAGCGCAGCGGCCACGATCGGCGTGTCGGCGAGCAGCGACATGCGTTCGGCGCCCGCGGCGTCGTGGAGCGCGGTCCACCACGACTCCCCCGCCGCCGCGAGCCCGCCGCCGACGATCACGACGTCGGGGTCGAACGCGTTCACGAGACCACCGATCGTGCCGCCGAGCGCACGGCCCGCGAGGGCGACGGATGCCGCGGCGTGCACGTCGCCCGCCCCGGCACGCCGCACCACCTCGCGGCCGTCGGCCACCGAGTCGTCGCCGCTCAGCTCACGGTAGACGGCGCACATCGCGGGACCGGAGGCGACCGCCTCCAGGTGCCCGGCGCCACCGCAGGTGCACGGCCTGCCGGCGGCCTCGATGGAGGGCACGTGGCCGAAGTGCCCCGAGACCCCGCGGCGCCCGGCATGCACCCGCCCGTCGACGACCAGCGCGCCGCCGACGCCGGTTCCCGCCGCGATCATGAGCACGGTGGGCGCGCCGGCGCCCGCGCCGTGCAGCGCCTCGCCGAGGGCGTGCGCGTGCACGTCGTTGACGACGGCGACGGGCATGCCGAGCTCGGCCGCGAGCACGTCGCGCACGGGCGTGCCCGTCCAGCCGGGCAGGGAGTCGGTCGCCGAGGCCACCGCGCCGCTCGCCGCGTCGATGACCCCGGCGGAGCCCACGCCGCATCCGCTCACGACGACATCCGTGCCCGCACGGTCGAGGAGCGCCCGCACGAGCTGCACGACGGTGTCGAGCACCGCGCCGGGACCGAGCGTCGCCGGCGTCGGCGCCCACGCCCGGTCGAACACCGCGCCGCCGGTGCCGACGAGCCCGGCGGCGGTCTTCGTGCCGCCGAGGTCGACGCCGATGGCGGCGCGCATCAGGCCGAGAGCCCCGCGCGGTCGACGATCGCGGTGATGCGGGCGACGGTGTCCCCTTCGAGCGACGGCACGGGCTGCGACATCCGGTTCGAGGAGATGACGCCGAGGTGGGCGAGCGCCGTCTTGAACGCACCGAGACCTGCCGCCTCGCCGCTCACGCCGTTCGCCTGGAAGACGATCTCGAAGAGCTCGGCCACTTCGTCCTGCAGTTCGCGCACGCGCACCCAGTCGGCGGCGCCCGCCGCGTCGAAGAGCTGCACGTAGCGCCCCGGGTCGACGTTGCCGAGGCCGGGGACGACCCCGTCGGCGCCGGCCAGCAACGCGCCGTCGACGACGACCTCGTGGCCGGTGAAGAGTGCGAGCGGACTGCCGGCGGCGCGGTTGGCCATGACGAGGCGGCGGAACGCGACGTCGTCGCCGCTCGAGTCCTTGACCCCGGCGAGCACGCCCTCGACTCCGAGGCGTACGAGCATCGCGTGGTCGAGCTTGGAGTGCACGCGCACCGGCACGTCATACGCGAAGAGCGGCAACGACGTGGCCGCCGCGATGGTGCGGAAGTGCGTCTCGACCTCGGCGGCGCTCGGGCGCGCGTAGTACGGCGCGGTCGCGACGATCGCGTCGACGCCCGCGGCCTCGGCGAGACGCACCTGGCCGATGACGCGGGCGGGCGTCATCTCGTTGACGCCCGCGATCACGGGCACGCGGCCGGCGGCGACCCGAACGGACGCCTCGAGCACGCGCGTGCGCTCGTCGTCGGAGAGGAACGCGACCTCACCCGAGGAGCCGAGCACGAAGAGTCCGTGCACGCCGCCGGCGATGAGCCGCTCGACGAGGCGCTCGAACGCGGTCTCGTCGAAGGCGCCCGACGCATCGAGCGGGGTGAGGACGGGCGGGATGACGCCGCGGAAGGCGGGGGTGGTCACGTTGGAGCTCCTGGTGTTCGTGGATCAGGTGGTTCGTGGAAGGGTGGTGCGACGACGCGGCCGGGATTCGGCGCGCCTGGGTCGTCACCGGTGGTGCAGCAGGCTCGGCGCCGCGCCGAGCAGGGTGCGCGTGTAGGCGTCGCGCGGGTCGGCGAGCACGTCGTCGGCCGGCCCCTCCTCGACGATGCGGCCGGCGTACATCACGACGATGCGGTCCGAGACGTAGCGCACCGTCTGGATGTCGTGCGAGATGAAGACCATGCCGAGGTCCAGCCGCTCCTTCAGGTCGCTCAGGAGGTTGAGGATCTGGGCGCGCACCGACACGTCGAGCGCACTCGTGGGTTCGTCGGCGACGATCACGTCGGGGTCGAGCGCGAGCGCCCGCGCGATGGCGACGCGCTGCCGCTGCCCGCCCGAGACCTGGCCGGGCAGCACCTCGGCCGCAGAGGCGGGGAGCCCGACGAGCTGCAGCAGCTCGACGACGCGCGCCTCGCGCTGCGCCTTCGTGCCGATGCCGTGCACGTTGAGCGGGTCGAGCAGGATGTCGCGCACCGACATCCGCGTGTTCAACGCCGTCGACGGGTCCTGGAAGACGACCGAGACCGCGCGGCCGTACTCCGCGCGCATCGCGGGAGTGCGGCGCTCGAGCGGCGCACCGCGGAAGCTCACCGTGCCCGAGGTCGGCACCTGCAGCCCCACCATCACGCGGGCGAGGGTCGACTTGCCGCAGCCCGACTCGCCGACGATGCCGATCGTCTCGCCCCGGCGCAGCGCCAGGTTCACGCCGTTGACGGCGTGCACGCGGTCGCGCTTGAACAGCGTGCCCGTGCGCGCCTTGTGCACCACGTGGATGTCGTCGAGGCGCAGGATCTCGTCGCCGCTCATCGGGTCACCTCCGGTCGGAGCCCGGCCTCGTCGGCGCGTGCTGCGTAGTAGTGGTCGGAACCGTCGATCGGGCGGAGCTCCGGCCGGGCGTCGCCGACCGGGCGGCCCTCGACCGATCGCGGCGCGAACCGGTCGCCCGTCACGAAGTCGCGCGGCGACGGCACGGTGCCGGGGATCTGGTGCAGGCGATCGGCGGCGTCCTCGATCGAGAGCACCGAGCCGAGCAGGCCCCGCGTGTACTCGTGCTGCGGCTGCATGAGCAGGCTCGTCGTCGGTGCCGACTCGACGACCTGGCCCGCGTACATCACGGTGACCTTGTGCGCGAGCTCGGCGACGAGGGCGAGGTCATGGCTCACGAAGACCATCGCGAAGCCGAGCTTCTCGCGCAGCTCGTTGAGGAGGTCGACGACCTGCGCCTGCACCGTCACGTCGAGTGCCGTCGTCGGCTCGTCGGCGATGATCAGCTTGGGGCTGCGCGTGAGCGCCATCGCGATGAGCACGCGCTGCCGCTGCCCGCCCGAGAGTTCGTGCGGGTAGCTCTTGAGCGTGCGGTCGGGGTCGAGGCCGACGAGGCGCATGAGCTCCTCGGCGGTACGGGTGCCGCCGCGCTTGATGAGCTGGCCGAGCTGGGTGCGGATGAGCATCGACGGGTTGAGCGAGCTCAGCGCGTCCTGGTAGACCATCGCCATCTCGTGGCCGAGCAGCGCCTGGCGTTCCTTCGGCGGCATCGTCAGCAGGTCGCGCCCCTGGAAGCGCACCTGCCCGGTGATGACGGCCGTGTCGGGCAGGAGGCCCATGATCGCGAGGCTCGTGATCGACTTGCCGCACCCGGATTCGCCGACGAGCGCCATGGTCTCGCCGGGGCGCACCGAGAAGCTCACGCCGTCGACCACGGCGACGTCGCCGTGCCGGTCGGGGAAGCGGATGCTGAGGTCGCGCACCTCGAGCAGCGCATCGGCGTCGGCGGTGTAGACGAGCCGGTCGGTTCGGGATGCCTCGGCCACGCGCAGCTCGGCGAGGTGCGCCTGCAGGGCGCCGCTGCGCGCCGCGGCCTCGGCCGCCTCCCGCCCGATGGCGGAGGTCGCGATCGTCTGCAGGGCCACCGATGCCGTGTCGGGGAACGGGTCGTAGCCCGACTCGGACTCGACGGTCATGTCGAGGGCGGCATCCGCCGCCGCGGTCTCCGCCGCGGCGTCGACCGTGCGTCGCCGCGCACCGGGCTTGACGAGCGCGTCGGTCACGCCCTCGGCGAGGATGTTCAGCGAGAGCACCGTGATGAGGATCACCATGCCCGGGAAGAACGTCGCCCACCAGCCGCCGCTGAGCAGGAGGTTGCGGCCCGAGGCGATGATGTTGCCCCACGAGGGAGCTGGGTCCTGCACCCCGGCGCCGATGAACGAGAGGCTCGCCTCGAAGACGATCGCGTCGGCGACGAGCACCGTGACGAACACGAGGATCGGCGCGGCGCAGTTTCGGGCCACGTGCCAGAACAGGATGTACGAGATGCGGGCGCCCATGACCCGCTCGGCGGCGATGTAGTCCTCGCCGAACTGCGCGAGCACGTTGGCGCGCACGATCCTCGCGATCTGCGGCACGTACAGGAACGCGATCGTGCAGATCAGCACCGGCAGGTCCTTGCCGAAGACGGCGACGAAGACGATCGCGAGCGCGATGCCCGGGAACGACATGATGATGTCGAGGACGCGCATGACGACCTCGCGCAGCCAGTTCGGGCCGGTGGCGGCGATCGAGCCGACGATCGATCCCACGATGAGCGCGATCGTCGTGGCCCCGATGCCGATGGCGAGCGAGTACCGCGCGCCGTAGATCAGGCGGGAGAGGATGTCGCGGCCGTTGCGGTCGGTGCCGAACCAGTGCTCCCACGACGGCGGTTGGGCGGGAATGCCGGACTTGAGCGGGTCGTAGGGGGCCACGAGCGGCGCGAAGATCGCGACGAGCACCACGAGGGCGAGGAAGGCCACGGCGATCTTCGCCCCCACCGGCATGGCGCCGAAGCGCTGGCCCGGGGTGCTCAGCCGTTCGGCGAGAGAGCGACGCATCGTTACACCGTCCGGATTCTGGGGTTGATGACGAGGTAGAGCATGTCGACGATGATGTTGACGAGCACGAAGGTCAGGGCGATCGTGAGCGTGACGCCCTGCACGAGGTTGATGTCGTTGTTCGTGACGCCGTTGAGGATGAGCTTGCCCATGCCGGGCAGGTCGAAGATGACCTCGATGACGACGGCGCCGCCGAGCAGGTAGCCGATGCGGAGGCCGAGCACGGTCACCGGGGTGATGAGGGCGTTGCGCAGCACGTTGCGTCCGACGACGACGTGGCGGGGCAGCCCGCTGCCGATCGCGGTGCGCACGTAGTCGCGGTCGAGCTCCTCGACCATCGAGGTGCGCACGACCCGGGTGAGCGAAGCCGCGACGGGGATGCCGAGCGCGATGGCGGGCAGCGTCATCGAGTTCAGCCAGCCCGAGACCGAGTCGCCGGGGTTCACGTAGCCGCCGGTGGGGAACCAGCCGAGGCCGAGGGCGAATGACTGGATGAGCAGGATCGCGAGCCAGAACGACGGGATGGCGATGCCGGCGATCGAGAGCACGCGGGTGAGCTGGTCGGGCCAGCGGTCGCGATAGAGCGCCCCGGTCACGCCCATGACGAGCGAGAGCACGCCGGCGATGAGGAGACCGAGGAAGGTCAGCTGCAGGGTGAGCGGGAACGCCGTGGCGATCGCCTCGGAGACGGGTTGGGCGGGCGGCACCGTGGTGCCGAGGTCGCCGCGCAGCAGGTTCCCGAGGAACCGCAGGTACTGCACGAGGATCGGGTCGTTCAGGCCGGCCTGTTCGCGGTAGGCCTCGCGGGCCTCTTCCGACGAACTCTCGCCGAGCGCGTTGATCGCGGGGTCGCCGGGGGCGAACTGCATCACGAAGAACACCAGGGCGGTGATGCCGAGCACCATGATCGGCAGGACCGCCAGTCGGCGGACCATGAGCCGCAACAGCGTGGTCACAGGGTATTGCTCCTCAGGAAGAACCGGGGGCCGACCAGGCGGTCGGCCCCCGGTGGTCGGATCAGCCTCGGCGTGCCACGTCGAGGAACGACAGGCCGGTGAACGCGAGCGGCTCGAAGTCGGCGAGCGCGTCCGCGTCCCACGCGGTCGGGAGCTTGCGATGCACGAGCGGGTAGACCGGGCACTCCTCGGCGATCAGGTCGAACGCCTGACCCCAGAGCTTCGCCTGTTTCTCGGTGTCGCCGGTCGCGACGGCGTCGTCGAGCAGCGCCGTGAGCTCGGCGAAGCCGGAGGAGTCCGCCCAGCGGTACCGCTTCGACGGCCACACCGTGTCGGCTCCGTACCACCAGCGCAGCAGCAGGTCGGCGTCGTTGCCGAACACCGACGGGTCGCCGGGCGCGACCATGACGGTGTAGGCGCCGGAGTCGACGATCTTGTACTGGGCGCCCGACTGGTTCGCGTCGATCGTGGTCGCGATGCCGACGGCGTCGAGGTCCTCCTTGATGAGCGGCAGCACGTCCTTCACCCAGCTGGTGTCGGTCGCGAGCAGCGTGATCGACAGGTCGGAGACGCCTGCGGCGGAGAGCAGCTTCTTCGCCTTCTTCACGTCGTACGTGTAGACGGTCTTCGCCTTCTGGTACGACGGGTGCTCCTGCTGCAGGTAGCTCGTGGCGGGGGTCGCCTGCCCGAGCATGCCGACGTCGACGAGCTTGTCGTAGTCGATCGCGTAGCGGAACGCCTGGCGCACGCGCACGTCGTCGAAGGGGGCCGCTTCGCAGTTGAACATCATGAAGAGCTGGCCGAACGACTGCACGGATTCGACCGTCGAGTCCTTCGAGAGGTTCGCGACGTCGATGTAGGGCACGTCCTCGATCGCCTGCACGCGACCCGACTGCACCGCGGTGACGCGAGCCGCGGCATCCGACAGCAGGTTCCAGGTCATGGCTGCGGCGAGCGCGGGTCGCGAGCCGGTGTAGGCCTCGTTGCGCTCGAAGGTGAGCTTGTCGTCCTTGACGGCGCTCGTGATCTTGTAGGGGCCGGTGCCGGTCGGCAGTGCGTCGAACGCCGCCGGGTCGGCGGTGACGATGGCCTGCGGAACGATCTTGACGACCGAGAGGCGCTCGACGGCGAGGGAGAACTTCTGGTTGAGCGTGATCTCGACCGTGTTGTCGTCGACCTTCTCGACGCCCGAGATGAAGGGGATGAAGGTGCGGTAGAGCGAGTTGTTGGCGGGGTCGAGCACGCGCTGGAAGGAGAAGACCACGTCGTCGGCCGTGACCGGGCTGCCGTCGTGGAAGACGGCGCCCTCGCGGAGCGCCACCGTGATCGTGGTGCCGTCTGCCGACGGCAGATCGGCGGCGAGCGCGGCATAGGGCTCGCGGCTGATGGGGTCGAGTTCGACGAGGCCTTCGAGGGTGTGCCAGTTCGCGGCGACGGTGACCGCGCCCGTGGTGGTCATGGGGTCGAAGCCGGTGGAGAGGGGATACGAGATGCCCGCATCGATGGTGCCGTTCGGGTCGGCCGGCGCACCGGTCTCGTTCGCGGCCGGCTTGTTCGTCGACGCCGGGCCGCTGCACGCGGCCAGCGTTGCGACGATTCCCATGGCACCGGCGGCCTGGAGGAAGACCCTGCGGCTGGTCTCCACTCGGAGCGTTTCCTTCAACATTGGATGAATTCTCCTGGATATCGGACATCAGACGTCGTATCTGAGTACACTGAAGCTAGCCCCAACCGAGCGAGAGGTCAAGCCGAAGATGACGACACGTGATCTGACTGTGACGCAGATGTTCTCCGGACCATCGCGACGCCGGGAATCGGTCACCGACCAGATCAAGCACCTCATCCTCACCGAGGGCCTGCGCCCCGGTGACCTCATGCCGACCGAGGCGGAGATCTGCGCCCGACTGGAGGTCAGCCGCTCGAGCGTGCGCGAGGCGATGCGCACCCTCGCGGCGCTCGACATCGTCGAGGTGCGCCACGGCCACGGCACCTACGTCGGCCAGCTCTCCCTGGCGCCGCTCGTCGAGGGCCTGGTGTTCCGCGGAGTCGTCGATCAAGACGACAGCGTCGCCGCGCTCCGCGAGGTGGTCGAGGTGCGCGAGGCGCTCGACCTCGCCATGGCGGAACAGATCGTGGCCGCCCTCGACGGCACCCACGACCCCGAACTCGAGCAGCTGGTCGCGGCGATGACGGCGAAGGCCGCACGTGGCGAGGCGTTCGCCGCCGAAGACCTCGCCTTCCACACCAGACTGCTCGGCTACCTCGACAACGCGCTCGTCGGCCAGCTCGTCGCCGCCTTCTGGGAGGTCAACACGATCGTCTACCCGATGCTCGGGCTGGCGCCCGCCGAAGACATCGTCGACACCGCGCACGCTCACGGCGCGATGCTCGAGGCCGCGGCATCCGGCGACGCCGCGCGCTACCGCGAGGCCGTCATCGAGCACTACCTGCCGCTGCGGCGCGCACTCGACAAGGCGGCCACCCGCCGCTGAGCCCGCACGGCCGCCCGGCTCCCGGTCGACCGCCGCTCAGCCGACCATCTCGGCGAACGCGTCGAGCGCGAGCATGTCGTCGTCGACGCCGCCGCCCTCGTGGCCGTTGTAGGGCCAGACCGTGATGGACTTCGGTGCCGGCGAGTTGTTGTAGGCCGCGAAGACCGTCGACGGCGGGCACACGGCGTCCATGAGCGCGACCGTCACGCGCAGCGGCGCGGTGCCGCGGCGGGCGAAATTGACCCCGTCGAAGTACGACAGCGTGTCGAGCACCGCCTCGGTGCGGTCGCGGTAGTGCGCGAGGTACTCGGCGATCTCCCGGTACGGCCGCGCGTCGGTGATCACGGTGGCGCGCGGGAAGTCGCAGAGGAACGGCACGCGCGCGACGACGCCCGCGAGTCCGGGCACGAGCCCCGCGACTGCGAGCGCGAGACCCCCGCCCTGACTGATGCCCGTGACCAGGAGGCGGTCACCGTCGACGAGCGGCAGCTCGCGTGCCGCATCGGTGAGCCGCACCGCGTCGGTGATGAGGCGTCGGTAGTAGTACTCCTCGGCGCTCTCGATGCCGCGCGTGAGGAACCCGGGCACGTGCGGTCCCGAGCCGGCCTCGTCGCCGGTCGCGCCGCGCGAGCCGCTCCAGGCCTGGCCTCGCGTGTCGAGCTCGAGGTGGGCGTAGCCCGCCGACGCCCAGAGCAGGTTCTCGACGGCATCGCCGCGACCCCGGCCGTAGCCGTGCAGCTGCACGATCGTCGGCAGCGGCCTGTCGGCGCCGGCGGGAACGCGGAGCCAGGCGCGCACGATCTGGCCGCCGAACCCGCGGAAGGCCACGTCGTAGACGTCGAGGGTGACGATCGGCGTGGCGGTCGCGGTCATGGTCGCATCGACGGGAACGCTGCGGGCCTCGGCGAGCGTGCCCGCCCAGAACTCGTCGAAGTCGGCCGGCTCGCGCCCGCTGCCGAGATAGGTGCGGAGTTCGGACTCTGGAAGATCGACGTGCATGATGCGGCCTCTCGGTGCTCGATTCCCGGCGCTCACCGTAGCACGCGACGCACTGGACATCTGATGTCAGATGTGTTGTGCTGATGCGATCGGCACTCGCCGCACGACCACACGACAGGGAAGTCTGGGAACATGTTCGCGAATCTCACCGGCTGGCACATGCTCGTCGTCGTCTTCATCATCCTGCTGCTCTTCGGCGCGCCGAAGCTGCCCGCGCTCGCGAAGAGCCTCGGCCAGTCGATGCACATCCTGAAGAAGGAGGTGCGGTCGACCGACGACCCCGTCGACGGCGACGAGGCGGCGGCGCGGCCGACGGTCGCGGAGACGGGAGCAGGCACGGGCGCGACGTCAGCCTGACGCCGATCGGGTTCGTCGGCCATCCCCCGTGGTTAGGCTGGGGCCGTGACTACTGAGCCAACCGAGCCCGGCGACGACGCCATCGACGGCATCGAAGCCAACACCCGCACGATCGAGGCATCCGTCGTCACGGACTTCAGCGATCGCATGAGCTACGGCGGCTACCTCGACCTGCCGACGCTGCTCTCGGCGCAGCAGCCGATCTCGCGACCCGAGCACCACGACGAGCTGCTGTTCATCATCCAGCACCAGACCACCGAGCTCTGGTTGAAGCTCGTACTGCACGAGCTCGAGACCGCGCGCGACCTGCTGCGCGCCGACGAGCTCGCGCCGGCGCTCAAGTGCATCGCGCGTGTCAAGCACATCCAGAAGACGCTGACCGAGCAGTGGTCGGTGCTCGCGACGCTCACGCCCACCGAGTACGCGCAGTTCCGCGGCGTGCTCGGCAACGCCAGCGGGTTCCAGTCGTACCAGTACCGCGCGGTCGAGTTCGTGCTCGGCAACAAGAACGCGAAGATGATGCAGGTCTTCGAGTCGGATGCCGCGGCCACCGCGATCCTCCGCCATGCCCTCGACTCCCCGAGCCTCTACGACGAGTTCCTGCGCCTGCTCGCCCGCGCCGGCTACCCGATCCCGGCCGAGATCCTCGAGCGCGACGTCACCCAGGCGTGGACCTTCGCCCCCGAGCTCGTGCCGGTGTTCGCCTCGATCTACGCCGACACCTCCGAGCACTGGGCCGCCTACGAGACCTGCGAGGAGCTCGTCGACCTCGAGGACAACTTCCAGCTCTGGCGATTCCGCCACCTGAAGACCGTCGAGCGCATCATCGGCAGCAAGACGGGCACCGGCGGTTCGAGCGGCGCGAGCTTCCTGCGGCGGGCGCTCGACCTCACGTTCTTCCCCGAGCTCTACGCCGTGCGCACCGAGATCCCGGGCTGACCATGGCCGGCTCCCTCGGTCATGCACCGCTCGACCTCGGGCCCGGTGCGCTGCGGGTGCGCCGCTCGATGAGCGCCGAGCGCCCCGGCGAGACGGGCACGATGCTGCCGCCGCTCATCGACCACCACGTGCACCTCATGCTGGTCGGGCCCGATGCCCTGCGCGACACCGCGCTCGCGGGCGTCGTCGACCTCGGCGGGCCGCTCGACACGATCGCGGCGTACGCCCGTCGCGACGGCGTGCCTCGGGTCGCCTTCGCGGGCAGCTTCCTCACCGCCCCCGGCGGCTACCCGGTCGACCGGCCGTGGGCGTCGCCCGGCAGCGCCCGCGAGATCGTCGTCGAGGCGGGCGACGACCGCGCCGCCCTGCCGACCGCGGCCGAGACGGCGGTCGCCGAGCAGCTGGCGTTCGGGGCATCCGTCATCAAGGTCGCGCTGAACCGCGCGGCGGGCCCCGTGCTCGACGCGGCGACGCTCGCGGCGGTCGTCGCGAGCGCGCACGCCGCCGGCGTGCCGGTGGTCGCGCACGTCGAGGGCGACGGGATGTCGCAGCTCGCGATCGACGCCGGCGTCGACGCCTTCGCGCACACCCCGTTCACCGAGCGCCTCGACGACGACCTCATCGCCCGGGCGGTCGCCGCCGGGCAGTGCTGGATCTCGACGCTCTTCGTCGCCGGCTACGGCGAGCCGACCCCCGAGGCCGCGATCGCGCTCGACAACCTCGGCCGCTTCCACGCCGCCGGCGGGCGGGTGCTCTACGGCACCGACCTCGGCAACGGCGAGCAGCCGCTCGGCGTGAACCCCGCCGAACTCGCGCTGCTCGTGCGCGCCGGCCTCGGGGCATCCGCGGTGATCGCCTCGCTCACCGACCCGTGGCCCGTCGGAGTCGACGAGGTCGGCGACGGCGCCGTCGCGACCTTCGTGCCCGGCGAGCCGCCGGCCAGCCTCGACGCGCTTCCCGACTGGTTGGCCGCCGCCGGTCTCTCGCCCGCCGAAGACCTGCAGCAGTACTGACGATTTGGAGCACCGGTGACCCACGACCCCCACCTCGCCTTCGCCCGCCGCATGGACCGCGCCGACGGTCTCGCGCACTACCGCAAGCGCTTCGCGGGCGCCGAGACCGATGTCGTCTACTTCGACGGCAACTCGCTCGGACGCCCGCCCGTCTCGGCGATCGAGCGCGTCGAGCGGTTCCTGCGGGAGGACTGGGGCGGGCGCCTCATCCGCGGTTGGGACGAGGCGTGGCTGCAGCTGCCCACCGAGATCGGCGACCGCATCGGCCGCTCCGTCATCGAGGCGAAGGCCGGCCAGACGATCATCGGCGACTCGACCACGGTGCTCCTCTACAAGCTCGCCCGAGCGGCCGTCGACGCCCAGGTCGCCCGCGACCCCGCGCGGC
The sequence above is a segment of the Agromyces hippuratus genome. Coding sequences within it:
- a CDS encoding TetR/AcrR family transcriptional regulator; this translates as MSSSQSPRRDARRNHERLLVEAKQLFAERGIDAPLDELAVRAGVGAGTVYRHFPNRDALVRELYDAAVADLHDFAPQFLAAETGWQAIELWLEQVSGWLAASPHLPAVMRRVAELDPNHRPATEFVPMMDAVVARAQAEGSLRPDVTAVDLSVMVDMLGSLGQYGAAYLPYWRRQLGVMLDGLRARPDVAPLPGEGQAFEAFHDMSHAKGPTQPSG
- a CDS encoding N-acetylmannosamine-6-phosphate 2-epimerase, producing the protein MTDLDLSTLRGGLIVSCQAYPGEPMRHPETMTQIAESAVRGGAVAVRAQGIADVRLIHDRVALPQIGLWKDGDGGVFITPTLDHALAVARAGAEIVAIDGTRRERPDGLGLAETVRRLREGTGVLVMADVGSVADGLAAADAGADLVGTTLCGYTDERPRTDGPDLEVLAELVARLEVPVVAEGRVHTPAHASSCIDAGAFAVVVGTAITHPATITGWFAQAVAR
- a CDS encoding ROK family protein → MRAAIGVDLGGTKTAAGLVGTGGAVFDRAWAPTPATLGPGAVLDTVVQLVRALLDRAGTDVVVSGCGVGSAGVIDAASGAVASATDSLPGWTGTPVRDVLAAELGMPVAVVNDVHAHALGEALHGAGAGAPTVLMIAAGTGVGGALVVDGRVHAGRRGVSGHFGHVPSIEAAGRPCTCGGAGHLEAVASGPAMCAVYRELSGDDSVADGREVVRRAGAGDVHAAASVALAGRALGGTIGGLVNAFDPDVVIVGGGLAAAGESWWTALHDAAGAERMSLLADTPIVAAALGADAAIVGAAALVTPSSTEDPA
- a CDS encoding dihydrodipicolinate synthase family protein — protein: MTTPAFRGVIPPVLTPLDASGAFDETAFERLVERLIAGGVHGLFVLGSSGEVAFLSDDERTRVLEASVRVAAGRVPVIAGVNEMTPARVIGQVRLAEAAGVDAIVATAPYYARPSAAEVETHFRTIAAATSLPLFAYDVPVRVHSKLDHAMLVRLGVEGVLAGVKDSSGDDVAFRRLVMANRAAGSPLALFTGHEVVVDGALLAGADGVVPGLGNVDPGRYVQLFDAAGAADWVRVRELQDEVAELFEIVFQANGVSGEAAGLGAFKTALAHLGVISSNRMSQPVPSLEGDTVARITAIVDRAGLSA
- a CDS encoding ABC transporter ATP-binding protein is translated as MSGDEILRLDDIHVVHKARTGTLFKRDRVHAVNGVNLALRRGETIGIVGESGCGKSTLARVMVGLQVPTSGTVSFRGAPLERRTPAMRAEYGRAVSVVFQDPSTALNTRMSVRDILLDPLNVHGIGTKAQREARVVELLQLVGLPASAAEVLPGQVSGGQRQRVAIARALALDPDVIVADEPTSALDVSVRAQILNLLSDLKERLDLGMVFISHDIQTVRYVSDRIVVMYAGRIVEEGPADDVLADPRDAYTRTLLGAAPSLLHHR